The window AGGAAATTAGTTCGTTCATAGTTGAGACTCGTGTAACTAGATACACTTTCTATTTTTGACAGAGACAGTTTGATACATTTAGAGTTCAAATCAAGTGATTCTTACTGGTTAATTCTTGCGCGAAGTATCCATAAAAGTTAGAATTGCTGAATTGCAGCctgcaacatatatatattgtcaacAACAGTTAATCGTGGAAAGACAAAAGTTTATTTTTACCACGTAAGAGCTCAATCTTTACACTATGTTTGGATAACTTTGATTAAGGGGTTTGGAATGAGTGGTGTTAAAATGATTAAGTAAGATTTTATAGGAATAGTCCGATCGACCAAAGAATCAGTACCTTATGTTAACCATCACCAAGTCGGTTAACAGCTGAATTTGGGTTGTTCCTCACTCAATGATTCGAATTTGAAGGATGTTCTTTAATCATTTGAATCCACTATTATCCAAAGTATAACCAGAACTCGAAATACATATCGTAAATGTGATTATTACCAATTAATACATGACGCGTCCATTAGCATCTAGTGCAAAATGTGTGTACATATACATTCCATGCAAAGTGCCTTCATTAACTAGTGATAACCAGGGGTTGATATTTCGTCATAGTGTTacttcacaccgaaaaaaaaaaaatagtgctACTGCTAAGAgactaaaatattaattaagatCTTAAAAATGATGTTGAGAGAGGAATAATGGAATTATAAATCCCAAAGGAAAAACCATAGCTAGCTAGCCTTTACCTGCTTGCTCTGCCCtactcatatatataagcCGAGCTAGATTCTCGGAATTGCAATGTGATCCATACATTGTCTGTGCCTGTGTGCTGCCCAAACGACTGAATGCCCATTCCATGGCCTTCATCAAGCAGACAATCAACTCAGTGCCAGCTTTGTGTGTTCACAAACTAACCACAATTCTCATGATATGATTAGATTCTGCTCAATTGTGAATGATACCTCTCTAATCATTGATACCCCCTTTCaataccaaatatatataatattaacttTTTCGATGAGATCACAAGGCGTCTTAATCTCACTTGATCATGGATTTAGCTCTAGTCATGTGAAGTTTCGAGTGAGTTTCGAACCCCTACACTGCAGATAAAGTCCGTTCATATGAAATGCAATTTGTCAAGTGTTACAATCCCTAttggttaatatatatatatatatatatatatatatatataaaagtggcaaaaaagtatatttatacacccacacacacatatatgtgtgtgtgttaacaataataatagtattattatctattaaaaaaaaaagcaacgAAAGTTCAAACATGTGTACGTTCCCTGTCCCTTGGccaagaaataaaataacccAAAGAAAGGGTCTTCTGACCTtgttggcccaatgcaaaacAAGATCATCAGGAAGGCAGCGTGTCCCACATTGCCCTCACATGCCCTTCGGACAGTATCACTACATATATTCTTCCATGAGTCCCCTTTTTTCTCAACTGTGTCCAATTCCAAAAAGGGTTTTGAACTTGAACGTCCAGAGAGTTTCATCACTTCTTCAAACTATTCGCAAATATACCAAAATGGCTGATTTTCAATACGGTCACCCTCCTGTTAGGTCCATCAGCTTGCCCTCGAGGCTACAACCCGACTCCATAAAGATCGTGTCCGAACTTAAGAAGCTGAGGAGTTGTCCCGATTCCTGCACCCCCGAGGTGATCCGAGCCAATATGATGAGCCTTTCGAAGACGTTCATCCAGGTCCAGGAAATCTTGAACTCTCCTCTGACCCAAAAAGTTTTGGGAAAGCCCAGAAGCAGGGCCCTCGTGGAAGAGGCGCTGGATGGGTCAATCTTGGTGATCGACTCGTGCGGGCACGCGAGGGATTTGTTGTTGGCGATGAGAGAACAAGTCCAAGAAGTCCAGTCTTCGGTCAGGAGGAGCCGAGGAGGAGCGAACTTCTCTTGCCTCAAAAGACATATTCGGTGCTTCATATGCTTCCGGAAGAAGGCCAAGCGGGAGGCGGCCAAGCATGTGCGGGAGCTGAAGAAGGCCCTCGACAACAATTGTGCTTCTTCCCTCGAAGTAGAGAGCACCCACCTGGAAATAGTAATCCAGGTCCTAAAGGATGTGAACAACGTTTCCGGGTCACTCCTCAAAGCCCTTTTCGAGTTCTTGTTGATGACAAAAACCGGCGGCAAATCTTCCGTTGGTGGGTGGTCCGTCGTTTCCAGGCTGATGCTAAGTTCGACTGAGAAGAAGAAGTCTCTATCTCAACAAAGGCGTGGAGGGTTGACCGAGGTGGAGAGCGTTGACTCTGACCTCCGTTCTATCCTACGAAGCAAAACCGACACGGGGGTTGATGTGAAAACGCCACAAAAGGGGTTGGAGGCTCTTGATGGTTGCATCCTAGGGCTCGAGGAGGGTTTGGAGAGTCTCTTCAAGTGCTTGATTCAATATAGAGTGTCTCTCCTTAATCTCCTAAATTCTTGAATTTATCATGGTTCACCCCGCGGCCCATCGATGATGAAGTTTTGTATCAAACTgtataaaattaaagataCACACATACTTGCAGTTCAATCAATTTCTGCACTTGGTGTGTCCATTTTCTTTAGTTGCACAGTGAATCTATCGTGGATAAATTAAGTTGTTTAGAAGGGTACAATCGATTTGTGATTGCCATTTTTGAATGCAAACATTCGCCTCAATAGAGAGTGGGAATCCAATATTAGTTTATGGACTCTCAAATTAGCTTGGAGTTATTCCTTAATTAGTAATAGTGGTATACCATATGGAATTTTACAACAATGTCATGTCTGGTATTTAACTTTATTAATGACAATCTTGGTAgaagtaattaatttaaatgaaaagtccttttttttttttttaagttggTCCACGAATCTAAGATATAGCCCGTCAAATCCAAAATCCAGGATTTGAGTTGATGTTTTATAATTGATTCCTCCTAAAATGCATTGCTTATCCTAAATATTTCATATCAATTCCAATTTGGTTATCCACTATATACAAGGACAACTCTTTCAAGCTCATGACATTTATTGTGTACTTGATATTTCGAATAATTAGTTAAAAGTGAAAAgttgactcttttttttttgggtaataaaAAGTTCACTATTTCTCATTGTTTTTCTTCATTTGCAAGAAGATACTTATTTACATAGTCTTAAGAAACTTATTCATTGAAAATGAGAGATGGATTGCGTTATTCTTACCCATAAAAACAAGAGTGTCATTCTCATTTCCATTTTCTAAACTCTTAAGATTAATCATCACTTTTATTGTAAGTATAAGTTGTTTATGAACTAGTGTTTTATAATTACATGCTAAACACAATATATCAGTCTCAGGATACGAAAAATAAACACCATTAACAGGAAGTTACAAACCGTGAACTAATTAATTAGGGAGTCTGAAATCAAATTCTCTATTATTGACTTCCGAGGACTAACATGCAATTGGTTGATAATTTAGGGGCCTATTGAGTAGCCAATTTATTTTCCGTTGTCACTGTTCATGAATAGCCTGTTTAGTTCGGATGACCCAcagttttttcattttctctgtAGCGTAAGACGCAGTGTATAACTATTCATACGTCGCCCTTAAAACAGAAATATCATCTTATACAAGGTTGTCATACTAAAACTAATCATACAACATATTTTAACTACTGATTATAGtctatattttctaattttcttcgTGCAACTTGTCCTTTTACATATTTAGCACTTATATCAGAGAAAAATGATGAATACACCTAAATCGAATCAACGAATGATATCAGGAGGGCACTATTTAATATCCCAACCCCGACACGATTCCGCATGACATTGACAAGTAATGTCGCTGCGAGCCTAACCTCCATGCAACATTAATTACTTATGCTGAGAAGAAGAGAATGGCAGGATGCGAGATGGCATCCGCCCTAGCCCAGCTGGATTAAGCTTCATAATACTAAAAAATTTATGCACAGCTACATTTAGACGCTGCACTTCATAAGTTCACATCTTTATCGCCCAAACTTTCATTTAAGTTACAAATGCACCCCAAGAGCCTATACCGAGATTTCATCGAAACTTAATCATGTATAAGCACATGCATAGGAATTCCAATATTCATCCAATAGATTCTGTGATGCTGTCTGACCTGATTGAAACCTAGGCCAGCCCAAAAAGGGGATTAACTTTGTATAATTCCCGGGTAATTAGTCCACCCCACATGCCAATTAGTCATTGCATTACACTAGATCCTGCCAAAGGATAAGGACAGTGCTTAAGATTTGTTTAAGGTAATGTACGGCCATTACGTGGGGCATTCAACGAATCGAGTGAATAATTATTAGGGAGGGGGCATTTTGCagataatattgaaatttgtTGTCTGCATGTATGGCAGAGGAGTTTATTATTACTGTGACCAACAAGTTTATTTCACATGGTCACATGGCACAGTGGGAGACAAGCGACAAGGGACAAAAGAGAGATGTTCCCAACTTGTCCCACGCGATGTGTTTTACAcattttattcaaattctaTGATCGTGAGATGTTCATGCTTATAGTCTTACTTTCTAGCTTTCTCAgtgacaaaaaataaatcgTAATTTCAGCGGTTATTAATTCAATAGTAACTTCTCTTTTATGTGAAATATTATTAGGTCCGATGACCTCGGTTCATTCATCAGCATGATCCGCAACCAAAAGTTTACTTCATCTCTACTTGGACAGTACTTGGACGGTACTTGGACAGAAATATCCATCGCACCATGGATTCCGTCTTGCTGTGTTATGgatttttccatccaaaaGTTTACGGACGAAAAAATCCCGTCCCTATATTTTTCGGACTCCTCTTAGAGGGAGGAACTTGAACATCATTCTCActtctaaaattttatgtgACATAGCTTAATAGAGACGAAATTGACGGGAATAAAGACGGAATATTCCGTACATATGTAACGAATTTCTTGTCGCGTGGATACTTCGTGGTTTAATGAACGTTTACGAATATATAAAAGATCTCTTTTTATCATAACTAATATGCAGGTCCAAGATAAATGTAACAGACAGACATGTCCAAGTTTTTTCTCCCCCCCACCtactacaattttttttttccctctagTTCAAGGAATATATGAAAAGGTCCATATTATTACCAGCATCATACATTAAAGTCAATCGATAATGTTGGGGGAACAAGTAGAATCATCTTCACATGGAATACgcatctttctttctttctttctttctattttttgcaTGAGTAATTTTTTACACATTTGAGAATTCGTTAGAATCTTGTAAGTGATGCGATGTTCTGATCTTGTTGAGTCAATAATGATTGTAGTCCTATGTGCAAGATGCAACGTATGGAAATCTGTGGAGTAAAGTTAAGCTCACATGATgccttttttctatttttcttctcaCTAAATTAACGTATGTATGGTAATTTCTCTTTATGAGGGCATGCATGCATCAATATACGTGTTTCATGTCATGCATATATAGGCATGCATGCAACAATATATGTTGTTTATGAGCGCCAACTTGTTATCTAACTTAATGtagttttaaattataaataaataagtgctCGATTGGAGGCGATTTTAAGTGTTGTTTGGCTTCTCAAAATatcaattaacttgtcttttCCACCCTCTAATATGTAAAAGCCAAATCTCCAATTGTACTGTTAGTTGGAGAGTTTGGAAAATGATTTTTGAAGTTTTAACCGATGGAAACAAACTGGGTCAAATGgtttttaaatttgtttttccaaTATATTTATGATCCACGTTTTTTTTCCGGCTATAATAGAGTTCATCGGCATAGTACAAGATGAAATATAGAAAGTTTCACCACGGAGaattaaattcaaaatcttttCAGTTTCGAGTTAAAAGCGAATGTCATTGTACATACTGACAAATTCCATTTCAGACATGCTATGTATAGAGTCTCGATCATAAAAATGACTCGTCCGAAATGAGTTTCCATAACCTCTATGGAGTAGGTTTCCCTCAATTTCTCAATAATATACATTTTACAAGAACATTTAGAGAAGTAACCCAAAACTAGGATTCTAACAATTTATGGGCTATTGATTCGAGTGGCTTATGTCCTTCTGAGCCTATTGACATATAGTTAAGTATTAATTTCCAAGAGCACCTCAGCCCAGTTGAGGTAGCCCAAGGACCAGTGATAAGAGCTTGATCCAATACCTTCATCTAGTCTATATACATCCATAAACAGTCCGATTGTTGCATTGAAACACATCGAGTTCAATTGATTGAGCTCCTATGCGGTACAAATGCTAGAATTGCATCCTAGAAGGCAAAACAACTAAATATTCTACCTCATTAACTTCATTAGTACGTTTATGTATGAAACACGTCATTATTTTGTCcgagaaaatcttaaatggTCTAATCTCAAACTCAGAGTGATGTAATGAGGAAGAACTAATAAGATTATAATAATTCAATATAATTATGGCAATTATTTAAGtgattaacatatatattctcatattTGTTACGATTTGATTAGTGTATCTCCATGCTACGTGGGAAATAGCAACCAGGGAATTTCTTGTTTTATCCACAAACTTTGGTTACAGTTTTAGCCATACAGAAAGCCATTATCCTTGTGCATTAGTAAACGAAGACCAACTGCGGGAGCTAAAACACTCGGAAGAACAGAAGAAGACCCAGGTATTGCAATGCCAAATAACAATATTATCAATTTAAGTATCCGATGTAGCGCGATGATGCTGGGTGAAAAAAGTCGAAAAttcagaaattttttataatcaacCATGGCCGTGACTAGCCGTCCTCCAGGCTCCACCACAGGCAGCGTCATCGGCAGCTCAATCATTGGCCAAGCCCCAGCAATGTGAAAGTACGTAGAACGAAGGGCAAAAGCTCATTGATCGTAAATGATGAAGACTTGCATGAGGTTTCTACTCATCGGCCTCTCGCAAAAACCCGATTGAAGCGTCTCTTCCTCGAATATTGTGTAATTCCCTTTGGATGTTATTGTACTTGTGCCAATGTTCATCATAAACACTCAAATTATTAAGCGGTGGAATCCAAATCAATATATACCAAATGGATCTTTTATTGATTTGCTAGCGCAGGGCTTGTCTTGTCTTTTAACTCTCGACAAACATATAAATTCATCGGGTGAGTTCAGGGATAGTATGTTGTGGACACTGCCATCATGGACAGACCGAGGCAAGGATCGAGAAAGACAGCCGCTCGCTCTAAAATTTTGATACGAAATTgcatattaattttcaatctTTGATTAAAACAATGATATTTGTTCTATGTGACTCGGACAATTTTACCTAACTATTAGCTTCACCAGATATCTCCCGGTTCCATTTAAATATCTTCGGTCTACACTGATCATCGCAAAAGTCGAAAACTTCAAGAAAACCATTCGCGTAATTACCACGCAATATTATAGCGAATAAGGTACGTAACAGCGCGGTAGAATTTGGTGGTCATTCATATGGGATGTAATCCCAGCCGTAACCGCGTAGGTGCATCCAATTAATGTCAGTATTCCTCCAACTTTAGAGGAGATCCATACACGAATATTAGTAATCTAAAACAAAATTCAACCGTCGACACGAAAGTCGAAGGCAAATCAGTGCAccttgtgcgcacccgaatttaatctcgttggggcacgcacgcgcgcgcctaagcaatgcggcttgggagtgtccaccttcccagggatgcgcgacggacgcacgtgagaaggagtcgccacttgccattttacgacccgaaggtcgagggccggcaagttacccgggtctaggggtacggggtacacctaattgctaaggcatatggtctgcgaaacccgaggttccgaattcgggggttctgttacatgcgagcctatatctcacatgccctatcggtactctaacttgtctaggcttgccattttaatttaattaccgcttaattaagttccgctcatcttacgcgttttgacaccgtaaattcgaaggaacactccaACCGTCCACTCTTCgatcgggattcttacatgaataaatatacaacataaatccttacattgtcctctcaaataaaaaaaacgcaaattacaacaactgaatcccggtcggttcgcgttcggttattattccactcgtgctcaccgtatggtttgacaagaccgaaattgaaattaagatgcgcgctcagtgttaggggaatTGGATCTCgtgatctacgattggggcgttggaccccctatgaatcgtgccctaaaggatcgggctcaatccgcataacaaacaagtgcaagaatgttaaCGAGCggacataaataaacaaacaatggggttttgttattgccgaatttacgtgaattaaccaattattaaccggggtatcttggcatacaaatcctaccctaaagcaaacaaagtgggtacaaggtgtgaatcgatcaaggatcgcctcgggaaggtattttgcatttggcattattttccgaGGACTTGACAtacgtgacgtctgttgtcaagtcttgtgtttgtggattgcttttagaattattctatgttgtgacactacggttgttacaagTTATTACCGAATATGGATTCCGCTCGTAAGTCCTAGAACTTAATGCCTATCCCGCTATTGCCCGTTTTTGTCTTAACCAAGTATATAATTAATCCAGtgtttgtattttgagccaatccacccgaactaactacccgagactatgctagaataataaaaactcatcgatcggatagagcgggctatgcagatgaagctgcgcctagacaggtagcctaccctgataccgtagtgtttctattattctaaccctaggggtgtcgctaagttgcaaatagacgattttgcccttgaagcggaaattattttcggaaaagagagattacgcggtgcgggccgcctcggcctgtgaccagcgctaaccgatcccctggaccttccagggttgtcaagaaccccagaaagccaaaagatcggttaatctatccggaagtgatctaagaagaacttccacgtcccgacctgagtttcctgaaatcaggtgaggcctcgaatcaagacgcgcaagtcctccctagacatccatgtcacatcgaactacgtgtctcgggttttataaaatttgcaagttttgagaagggcaccaacgcatgtttgcaacctatcgacgcgtgttaccggtttattaccaattcgtacaaaattattagggccaagtgaattaattaatcgcatgaacgtcTAATTATcccgttagtgaaattattgattaaattaattaatgttttgccaaatgctctaaatattcgggattcagaccgtcgagccgatcattgatggaccgtccgatgcgaatcctaattcccgaccatcttagaatttaaaaaaaataattttaggtcgagtttgcatgattaacccgattcatgtgaggtttcgatttaaACGATAATACAACATTTTAAGCACGGATTAAGAGCATATTACCACATCAAGCACGGcgaacatacaaatttacataaccggtgccgccatgatcatgataaacacatacaaacatacacacaaacataatatcagcgaaatcgataaaatggCACCGATTCATAGAAAGcggaaaatcatgcaaagcacacacgttgtcatgccgtatacatataattacatgaataaaatatttaaacatggcACAAACGTTGTCggtcggtgatccaagtaggaaagggctaACTATCTtaaaaatgtccagggactgatttgaatgattttaaaagaacagggactggtttgaaaattcgaataaggttttggggactgatttgaaaattctgaaaaattggggactgtgtaagaattactgaaaatatcccCAGGACTCCATTGGAATGAATCTGAAAGTCcaggctgatctgaaaagtgaaaaaaataccccaaggactgaactgaaacgacACGAAAAGTTCCGGAACtgatttagaaaattctgaaaattttaagGACTGATcaggaaatattaaaatggccGGGGCTTTAatggaaataattttaaattcggGGCGGATCTGAAAAAGGCGaaaatggccccgggactaaactgaaacaacttgaaaagttccttgggatgcttgaaaaattctggagaTTTGAAGGACTGGTCTGGGAATATTAAAATGGCCAGGACTTggctgaaaataattttttaattcggggcagatctgaaaaaataaaaatacgtcctctggactgaaatgagacaaaatgaaaagttcgtaaaatcgagttcgggacgaatccgatcacccacacgacccaataacgctcatttcacatcatattcatccaagcaagCATAAACATTCGGaaatggagccctaatcatgccattAAGTCaaggatttacctagttcgagAAGTTacggggtgattctgtaaataaggaaaaattaaaaaaaataaaaaccgtCGGAAGTTGGGCTGCTGAGGGAGATTGGGCCAAACATGCCCGCTGGGCCGCTCGCTGGGCTGAGGTCCGGATTGGATTGGGCCGAGCTGGGCTGAACGGCTTGCTGGACCGCTCGCTGGGCTGGGCTAGCGCGAACTGGGCTGGGCCACTGGACGCGGGCTGGGCCGCTGGACTGGGCTGAGCTGAACCGTTGAGCCAGCACCTGTTCAATCCGGAGAGCACGGGGCCcctattagaaaaaaaaacgaaaatggGGTGCAAGAGAAGGCTGGTCCGGACGGCTGCGCCGACGAGTGATTGGGCCGTGGCACCGGGGAGCTGAGAGCCGGGAGTTTCGAGAGGGAGTGTCGGAGCAGAGGGCGTCGTGAGTtgcggtttttttttttgggaggaTCGAACGAGCTAAGGGGCAGCGGAGTTTTGGGTCCTTCGAGCTGGGGGCTCCCCCGGTGAGCTGGGggactgtgcgcacccgaatttcatctcgtcggggcacgcgtgcgcgcgcctatgcaacgcggcttgggagtgtccaccttcccggggacgcgcgacggacgcacgtgataaggagtcgccacttgccatttacgacccgaaagtcgagggccggcaagttacccggatctaggggtacagggtacacctaattgctaaggcatatggtctacgaaacccaaggttccgaattcgggggttctgttacatgcgagcctatatctcgcatgccctatcagtactctagcttgtctaggcttgccattttaatttaattaccgcttaattaagttccgctcatcttacgcgttttgacaccgtaaattcgaaggaacactccgaccgtccactcttcgaccgggattcttacatgaatgaatgtacaatataaatccttacattgtcctctcaaataaataaaatacaagttacaacaactgaatcccggtcgaattgcattcggttattattccactcgtgctcaccgtgtggtttgaaaatttgaaattaagatgcgcgctcagtgttaggggaattaaaccccgtgatctacgattgggggcgttggaccccctatgaatcgtgccctaaaggatcgggctcgatccgcataacaaacaagtgcaagaatgttaaCAAGCggacataaataaacaagcaatgGGAtcttgttattgccgaatttacgtgaattaaccaattattaaccggggtatcttggcatacaaatcctaccctaaagcaaacaaagtaggtacaaggtgtgaatcgatcaagaaTCGCCTggggaaggtatttcgcatttggcattattttatgaggacctgacgtacgtgacgtctgttgtcaagcctagtgtttgtgggttatttttagggttgttctatgttgtgacactacggttgttacaggttattaccgaacattgatTCCGCCTGTACATCCTAaaacctagtgcctatcccactattgcccattttgtcttAGCCAAGTATACAATTAatccggtatttgtattttgagccaatccacccgaactaactacccgagactatgctagaataacaaaaactcatcggtcggatagggcgggctatgcagatgaacctgcgcctagataggtagcccatccctaccctgataccgcatgtttctcttattctaaccctagggggtgtcgctaggttgcaaatagacgattttgcccttgagataaaaattgttttcgggaaagagagattacgcggtgcgggccaccttggcctgtgaccggcgctaaccgatcccctggaccttccagggttgtcaagaaccctaaaagagccaaaagatcggttaatctatccggaagtgatctaagaagaacttccacgtcccgacctgagtttcctaaaatcaggtgaggcctcgagtcaagacgcgcaagtccttcctagacatccatgtcacatcgaactacgtgtctcgagttttataaaatttgcaagtttgagaagggcaccaacgcatgtttgcaacctatcgacgcctgttaccggtttattaccaattcgtac of the Punica granatum isolate Tunisia-2019 chromosome 6, ASM765513v2, whole genome shotgun sequence genome contains:
- the LOC116211167 gene encoding uncharacterized protein LOC116211167; protein product: MADFQYGHPPVRSISLPSRLQPDSIKIVSELKKLRSCPDSCTPEVIRANMMSLSKTFIQVQEILNSPLTQKVLGKPRSRALVEEALDGSILVIDSCGHARDLLLAMREQVQEVQSSVRRSRGGANFSCLKRHIRCFICFRKKAKREAAKHVRELKKALDNNCASSLEVESTHLEIVIQVLKDVNNVSGSLLKALFEFLLMTKTGGKSSVGGWSVVSRLMLSSTEKKKSLSQQRRGGLTEVESVDSDLRSILRSKTDTGVDVKTPQKGLEALDGCILGLEEGLESLFKCLIQYRVSLLNLLNS